In a single window of the Gammaproteobacteria bacterium genome:
- a CDS encoding NYN domain-containing protein — MQTPNTPTVSISQSVAILVDGNNIERSIHDASDDPYTMLNFDTLIPKLLDNRGLNRLVYFREGRYISEKLQERLHQHYHGSVQPCHKSADIPLSIKAMQLASKVDTIIIMSGDSDYIELVRHLKVEGVRVEIAAVPHATSNLLREEADYFHEIGKDDWFSLPKKSRPYPKKTQTTTGSSSSSNSNPTTFQVE; from the coding sequence ATGCAAACACCTAATACTCCTACGGTCAGCATCAGTCAATCAGTCGCCATCCTGGTCGACGGCAATAACATTGAGCGGTCTATCCATGACGCCAGTGATGATCCCTACACCATGCTTAATTTCGATACGCTGATACCCAAATTACTCGACAACCGGGGCCTGAATCGTCTCGTCTATTTTCGCGAAGGCCGTTATATCTCAGAGAAGCTACAGGAACGACTGCATCAGCACTATCACGGTTCGGTCCAGCCCTGTCACAAAAGCGCGGATATTCCGCTCAGCATCAAGGCCATGCAACTGGCCAGCAAAGTCGATACGATTATCATCATGTCGGGCGACTCGGATTACATTGAGTTGGTAAGACACCTAAAAGTAGAAGGCGTACGTGTGGAAATCGCTGCAGTTCCCCATGCAACGTCTAATCTTTTGCGCGAGGAAGCAGACTATTTTCATGAAATAGGCAAAGACGATTGGTTTAGCCTGCCGAAAAAATCTCGACCATACCCAAAGAAAACTCAGACGACCACTGGCAGTAGTAGCAGCAGTAATTCCAATCCTACGACGTTTCAGGTGGAGTAA
- a CDS encoding GIY-YIG nuclease family protein: MSWFVYILRCADETLYTGIATDVERRVEEHNSSPQAAKYTRARRPVTLVYSEEVHSRSAAAKREHEIKQLNRKAKLSLFTPPETS; this comes from the coding sequence ATGAGTTGGTTTGTTTACATACTTCGTTGCGCCGATGAGACTTTATACACGGGTATAGCAACCGATGTTGAGCGCCGGGTGGAAGAACATAATTCTTCGCCACAGGCGGCAAAATACACGCGGGCGCGCAGGCCGGTAACCTTGGTTTATTCAGAAGAAGTACATTCGCGTTCCGCCGCAGCGAAACGCGAACATGAGATTAAACAATTAAACAGAAAGGCGAAACTGAGTCTGTTTACTCCACCTGAAACGTCGTAG
- a CDS encoding DUF523 and DUF1722 domain-containing protein — translation MGQIRIGVSACLLGQPVRYDGEHKVYSWLSETLAVHVELLGICPEVAIGLGVPRPPIQLVMAADTVRVRGVDAPHTDFTQALREYGVTVALQTAAYSGFVFKKGSPSCGIQGVKRFRSTNEFEEDGVGMFAQQIMQQNPDLPVEDEAGLDDPYRRDNFLTRIFVMKRWQDIQQQGITPGALLMFHQHHKFLYQAHHEGGYRTLGRMVAEMSDQDINIVAQDYFKTMMQVLRQHVTRDSHVNVLTHIYGFFKTRVNDVEKRRVLQAIEKYHAGKLPLNVPIESIKQCLQQYPDEYIAGQWYLEPYPTQLKLAEIL, via the coding sequence ATGGGGCAAATTCGAATCGGCGTCAGTGCCTGTCTACTCGGTCAGCCGGTCCGTTATGACGGGGAGCACAAGGTTTACTCCTGGCTCTCCGAAACCCTGGCGGTCCATGTCGAATTGCTTGGGATTTGCCCTGAAGTCGCTATCGGTTTGGGCGTGCCTCGGCCACCGATACAGCTGGTGATGGCGGCTGATACGGTCCGCGTCAGGGGAGTGGATGCGCCGCACACCGATTTCACCCAGGCATTGCGGGAATACGGTGTAACCGTCGCCTTACAAACAGCGGCGTATAGTGGATTTGTCTTCAAAAAAGGCTCTCCAAGTTGTGGAATTCAGGGTGTGAAACGCTTTCGCTCAACAAATGAATTTGAAGAGGATGGCGTAGGCATGTTTGCGCAGCAGATTATGCAGCAAAACCCTGATTTGCCAGTGGAAGATGAAGCGGGGCTTGATGATCCATATAGGCGTGACAACTTTCTTACCCGAATATTTGTTATGAAGCGTTGGCAAGACATACAGCAACAAGGCATAACGCCTGGCGCATTATTGATGTTTCATCAACACCACAAATTCTTGTATCAGGCGCATCATGAAGGTGGATATCGAACACTGGGAAGAATGGTGGCCGAAATGTCGGACCAGGATATCAACATTGTTGCGCAGGATTACTTTAAGACGATGATGCAGGTATTAAGACAGCATGTTACCCGTGACAGCCACGTAAACGTTCTGACGCATATCTATGGCTTTTTCAAAACACGCGTGAATGACGTCGAAAAGCGCCGCGTACTCCAGGCAATTGAAAAATATCACGCGGGGAAGCTCCCGTTGAATGTGCCAATCGAATCGATAAAACAGTGTTTACAACAATATCCAGATGAATATATTGCCGGGCAATGGTATCTCGAACCTTATCCCACTCAGTTGAAGCTAGCAGAAATTCTGTAG
- a CDS encoding TonB-dependent receptor — protein MNTRFHGSTRRIRLLLLVIFLGLAQGVAAENLPMLDEDPLLDDLLKELKQVTAIATRTKLNIDYVPGMVSVLHGHDLLESGLYTVHDALQTVPGIEITVSNEGQSHYLMRGIGKSFSSGKVKMLVNGRPQNATLSAASTASAIPVQMIDRIEIIRGPGSAIYGEYAFAGVINIVTRQDQQAYFFGSHLNRKGAGFAWANTNSNHPFKYAFNFSVSQQAGENVQAGNDFLKDISTGNTAVDDLFHNISNSPGTSNEFEQAFTSTLNMSYKNVKWDNIFLSQSMGDYFGIANTLPSNVTPIRQINTFASDLETTKNLSEHSSLKGGIGARAYFLRSKEHQFFPAGFPDTSTSNGSGYDNYFDSGVLGGPNYTDYEVRGNIELNYSRQESHEILLGVYASFAQQGNTWATRNHALLPDGNIQEIPLTEFRGSENWLTEGNTRTLVSLYAQDQWRVWKPFTFTFGGRIDYYAEIGSSINPRIAGVYNIQDRHVFKGQFSRAFRPPTFIEMFAQNNLVTSGNPNIEAETIESTEVGYIFNGALTRIRATTFYSVLDDLIILDSNGQYQNLESTKTEGAEFEFQQRFPGNITFNANATYLRVRDTLSDQPIPNIATVFGYADLHYKPVADTALSLNTQYIGPRKREAGDTREALSSYYLLNASLSLSNLLSRGLVLRIGVKNILDQAVYHPASLVSFFQQTLPAFASDYPRPGREIWANLSYEFD, from the coding sequence ATGAACACTCGATTTCATGGGAGTACGAGACGCATACGCCTACTGCTTCTCGTCATTTTTCTTGGACTGGCGCAAGGTGTCGCCGCGGAAAACCTACCCATGCTGGACGAAGACCCGTTGCTCGACGACTTACTCAAGGAGTTGAAACAGGTCACCGCCATCGCCACACGCACCAAACTCAATATCGACTATGTCCCCGGGATGGTCAGCGTACTACATGGGCATGACCTACTGGAAAGCGGACTGTATACCGTACACGACGCATTGCAAACCGTCCCCGGCATCGAAATCACCGTATCGAACGAAGGTCAGTCGCATTATCTCATGCGAGGTATCGGTAAGAGCTTTTCGTCTGGCAAGGTGAAAATGCTGGTTAACGGTCGACCGCAAAACGCCACATTGAGCGCGGCGAGTACGGCGTCAGCCATTCCCGTGCAGATGATTGATCGCATCGAAATCATTCGCGGCCCTGGCTCAGCGATTTATGGTGAATACGCGTTTGCTGGCGTTATCAATATCGTTACTCGTCAAGATCAACAGGCCTATTTTTTCGGCAGTCACTTAAACCGCAAAGGCGCAGGCTTTGCCTGGGCCAATACAAACAGCAACCATCCATTCAAATACGCGTTCAATTTTTCTGTTTCGCAACAGGCTGGCGAAAACGTGCAAGCGGGAAATGACTTTTTGAAAGACATTAGTACTGGCAATACTGCTGTAGACGATCTGTTCCACAACATTTCGAATTCGCCCGGCACCAGCAACGAATTTGAACAGGCATTTACATCTACGCTCAACATGTCGTACAAAAATGTGAAGTGGGATAATATTTTTCTTTCACAGTCGATGGGTGACTACTTCGGTATCGCCAACACATTACCATCAAATGTCACACCAATAAGACAGATTAATACGTTTGCTTCTGACTTAGAAACCACTAAGAACCTGAGCGAACACAGCTCGTTGAAGGGAGGTATCGGTGCACGCGCCTATTTCCTGCGCAGCAAAGAACATCAATTTTTCCCCGCAGGATTTCCAGACACATCAACTTCTAATGGCTCTGGCTACGATAACTATTTTGATAGCGGTGTTCTAGGCGGTCCGAATTACACTGACTATGAAGTCAGAGGCAATATAGAACTCAACTATTCACGGCAGGAAAGTCACGAGATACTACTCGGTGTATACGCCTCGTTTGCTCAACAGGGCAATACCTGGGCAACACGTAACCATGCGCTCTTGCCTGACGGAAACATACAAGAAATTCCACTGACGGAATTTCGCGGTTCCGAAAACTGGCTAACTGAAGGCAACACGCGCACGCTAGTCAGCTTATACGCGCAGGATCAGTGGCGCGTATGGAAGCCATTCACATTTACGTTCGGCGGACGCATTGATTACTATGCAGAGATTGGTAGCAGCATAAACCCTCGCATTGCCGGCGTGTACAATATTCAGGATCGTCACGTGTTCAAGGGGCAGTTTTCCCGGGCTTTTCGACCACCGACGTTCATCGAAATGTTTGCGCAGAACAATCTGGTTACCTCGGGCAATCCCAATATTGAGGCAGAAACGATTGAGTCGACAGAGGTTGGCTATATTTTCAATGGCGCGCTAACGCGAATAAGGGCGACGACGTTTTATAGCGTACTCGATGACCTGATCATCTTAGATAGCAATGGTCAGTATCAGAATCTTGAAAGCACAAAAACAGAAGGCGCTGAGTTTGAGTTTCAACAACGTTTTCCTGGCAATATTACCTTCAATGCCAATGCAACCTACTTGCGGGTTCGAGACACGCTCAGCGATCAACCCATCCCGAATATCGCTACCGTCTTCGGCTATGCCGATTTACATTACAAACCCGTTGCCGATACGGCCTTATCGCTCAATACGCAATATATCGGGCCGCGCAAACGCGAAGCCGGCGATACCCGTGAAGCGTTGTCATCCTATTACCTGCTCAATGCCAGCCTATCCTTGAGCAATCTGTTATCACGGGGACTGGTCTTACGCATAGGCGTGAAAAACATACTCGATCAAGCGGTTTATCATCCGGCGTCACTCGTCTCATTTTTTCAACAAACTCTGCCCGCCTTTGCAAGCGACTACCCTCGACCGGGGCGGGAAATCTGGGCCAACCTGAGTTACGAGTTTGACTAA
- a CDS encoding YfiR family protein: MMRRTTYLLATLLLCIAGVVHADSDQERRLAISISIFPRIVAVDVDLEKKLVQDNIRLLLIYRDHAENAQSAASLLMSKVSNIAGRKVIVEPISLETLESGEAQAFSGALLVEPLSRNELEKVIQLTSDKGLLLFSPYEGDVESGVIASIFVGAKIQPYFNITTIKKSGIRLKPAIMGVSKLYE, from the coding sequence ATGATGCGTAGAACGACTTATCTTCTGGCCACTTTACTGCTCTGCATAGCAGGTGTCGTGCATGCAGACTCTGACCAGGAGCGTCGTCTCGCGATTTCTATTTCCATATTCCCACGCATTGTTGCAGTCGATGTGGATTTAGAAAAGAAACTGGTACAGGACAACATACGCCTCCTGCTTATCTATCGTGATCACGCAGAAAATGCGCAATCCGCGGCATCACTGCTTATGAGCAAAGTTTCCAATATCGCCGGACGAAAAGTCATCGTCGAGCCTATATCGCTCGAAACCCTCGAATCTGGCGAAGCCCAAGCGTTCAGCGGCGCGCTATTGGTGGAACCACTATCACGCAATGAATTAGAAAAAGTCATCCAGCTAACATCTGACAAGGGATTACTGCTTTTTTCTCCCTATGAAGGCGACGTGGAATCGGGCGTAATCGCCAGTATTTTTGTCGGCGCCAAGATCCAACCCTATTTCAATATTACTACCATTAAGAAATCGGGGATCAGGCTAAAACCTGCGATCATGGGAGTTTCCAAGCTGTATGAATAA
- a CDS encoding response regulator → MNKLTTKINSLYFGTLFFLLISLIIGWVAIFIPFVHESEQTKADLLMTPYVPIFEQFLDEKRYDELNILFQKLMLLKDERYGTPFILKLAMKLDDGKTFTQVNNDRRSIFKNSTPIFSPSTFELTGTLEMTYNDFLYKKIIRNSELTIFSAISICVLLMVIGQRALRQFLRPLSVLSNFLAGTESMDIKNMPGIGINASTEIINVWHATEIMLARIRQREKELNAEHEVAQNALRLKLEAEDANKAKSQFLANMSHELRTPLNAIIGYSELMEDDLVESGNQELLPDLRKIRDSGLHLLSLINDILDLSKIEAGRMDIYIEEISITDMCQTILATIEPLAQKNNNHLITLLPPEGTKINTDVTKLKQSILNLLSNAAKFTQDGEIGFEVRIFEDEEPKQLQVTISDSGIGMTSEQLEKLFLPFTQADISTTRKYGGTGLGLAITQKFCQMLGGDIRVNSTVNQGSTFEMRLPLYDDKRQFSVAQSDTHLRINSIDPERLRFALEQPAVDKDERRSKVSTVLVIDDDVSTLDLLTTILSKDGFKVLTATSGEEGLEIASNEYPDVILLDVIMPGFGGWDVLVHLRSDPTLSSIPIIMMSYEDEKAASTAMGVPYFSLKPLDRDTILGYVKSCVRKQKEASVLIIDSHKEVRKLYRSVFEDQGWRVYESADAISGFEMARRHYPKLIITDVILPDLSGQDAIRQFKSDESTKHIPIIVVTMLEMDAPETEGLEPLIAGYFKRGSYSIEKLVMQIDGILKEQVQRSG, encoded by the coding sequence ATGAATAAACTCACCACCAAGATCAACAGCCTCTATTTCGGCACACTGTTTTTCCTGCTGATCTCGCTCATTATTGGCTGGGTGGCGATATTCATTCCCTTTGTACACGAAAGCGAACAAACCAAGGCCGATCTGTTAATGACGCCTTATGTTCCGATCTTCGAACAGTTTCTCGATGAAAAACGCTATGACGAACTGAACATATTGTTTCAGAAATTGATGCTGCTCAAAGACGAACGCTATGGAACGCCTTTCATACTCAAATTGGCCATGAAACTTGACGACGGTAAAACCTTCACTCAAGTCAACAACGACAGACGCAGCATTTTTAAAAACAGTACGCCCATATTTTCTCCAAGCACTTTTGAGCTAACCGGCACGTTGGAAATGACGTATAACGATTTCTTGTACAAAAAAATCATACGCAATTCCGAACTAACGATTTTTAGCGCCATTTCGATATGCGTTTTACTAATGGTAATTGGACAACGTGCGCTACGACAATTTTTACGACCGCTCAGCGTACTTTCCAATTTTCTTGCCGGCACCGAATCCATGGATATCAAAAATATGCCCGGCATCGGAATTAACGCCAGCACGGAGATCATTAATGTCTGGCACGCCACGGAAATCATGCTGGCACGCATACGCCAGCGAGAGAAAGAGCTAAACGCGGAGCACGAAGTTGCGCAAAATGCACTACGCCTCAAACTGGAAGCGGAAGATGCGAACAAGGCCAAGAGCCAGTTTCTCGCCAATATGAGTCACGAGCTTCGTACGCCTCTTAACGCCATCATAGGCTATAGCGAATTAATGGAAGATGACCTGGTTGAATCCGGTAATCAGGAATTACTCCCGGACTTGCGCAAGATAAGAGATTCGGGTTTGCACCTGCTTTCCCTTATCAACGACATTCTCGATCTGTCCAAGATTGAAGCTGGCCGCATGGATATCTATATAGAAGAGATATCGATTACAGACATGTGTCAGACCATACTGGCCACCATCGAGCCACTGGCGCAAAAGAACAATAATCACCTCATCACACTGCTTCCGCCTGAGGGAACTAAGATCAATACCGACGTTACCAAACTCAAGCAAAGTATTTTGAACCTGCTCAGCAATGCGGCAAAATTCACGCAAGATGGTGAAATCGGTTTCGAAGTCAGAATTTTTGAGGACGAGGAACCAAAGCAGTTACAGGTCACGATTTCTGACTCCGGTATCGGCATGACCAGTGAGCAACTGGAAAAACTGTTTCTACCGTTTACTCAGGCAGATATTTCCACAACGCGTAAATACGGTGGCACCGGACTCGGATTAGCTATTACTCAGAAATTTTGCCAGATGCTCGGTGGTGATATTCGGGTTAACAGCACTGTCAACCAAGGCTCAACGTTCGAAATGCGTCTGCCTTTATACGACGACAAACGGCAATTTTCCGTAGCGCAATCCGATACACATTTGAGAATAAACTCCATAGACCCTGAACGATTGCGGTTCGCGCTGGAACAACCGGCTGTGGATAAAGATGAGCGTCGCAGTAAGGTCAGCACGGTACTGGTTATTGACGACGATGTTTCGACGCTGGATTTGCTCACCACTATTTTGTCCAAGGACGGATTCAAAGTTCTGACGGCAACCTCAGGTGAAGAGGGATTGGAAATCGCCAGCAATGAATATCCCGATGTCATCTTGCTGGACGTCATTATGCCGGGGTTCGGCGGCTGGGATGTTTTGGTGCATCTACGCTCCGATCCAACGCTGTCGTCCATCCCCATAATCATGATGTCTTACGAAGACGAGAAAGCCGCATCGACGGCTATGGGCGTACCCTATTTTTCACTTAAACCGCTGGACCGGGACACCATCTTGGGATACGTCAAATCCTGCGTCAGAAAACAAAAAGAAGCGTCAGTGCTCATCATTGACAGTCACAAGGAAGTGCGAAAGCTGTATCGTAGCGTGTTCGAAGATCAGGGTTGGCGTGTTTATGAAAGCGCAGACGCAATCTCAGGATTCGAGATGGCGCGGCGACATTATCCCAAATTGATCATTACGGATGTTATATTACCTGACCTGAGTGGACAGGATGCGATCAGGCAGTTTAAATCTGATGAATCGACCAAACATATCCCTATCATCGTGGTGACGATGCTGGAGATGGATGCACCTGAAACCGAAGGTCTGGAGCCACTTATTGCCGGCTACTTTAAACGTGGCAGCTACTCAATCGAGAAGCTGGTGATGCAGATAGATGGCATATTGAAAGAACAAGTACAGAGATCTGGCTAA
- a CDS encoding DUF3301 domain-containing protein, which translates to MLEFSDILVITLLAAMAHFWWKTMQAREQAVKLARDACARENVQLLDATVALKKLSWEKAPNGRRYGLRYFGFEFSCDGTDRREGYIALHGLNKYSLVMDLPVSEGVTIEEMRDGDD; encoded by the coding sequence ATGCTCGAATTTTCCGATATTCTCGTCATTACGCTACTGGCTGCGATGGCGCACTTCTGGTGGAAGACCATGCAGGCACGGGAACAGGCAGTGAAACTCGCTCGCGATGCATGCGCGCGCGAGAATGTTCAGTTGCTTGATGCAACCGTTGCCTTGAAAAAGCTCAGTTGGGAAAAGGCGCCGAATGGCCGTCGTTATGGCTTGCGTTATTTTGGTTTTGAATTCAGTTGCGATGGCACCGACAGACGCGAGGGGTATATTGCCCTACACGGACTGAACAAATACTCGCTAGTGATGGACTTACCCGTAAGCGAAGGAGTGACTATAGAGGAAATGCGGGACGGAGACGATTAA
- the hfq gene encoding RNA chaperone Hfq, whose protein sequence is MSKQAGNIQDEFLADIVARKVPVNIFLVNGIKLVGTIIRYDQYSVEVSHDISQIVFKRAISTILPEH, encoded by the coding sequence ATGAGCAAGCAGGCAGGAAACATACAGGATGAATTTTTAGCGGACATCGTGGCGCGAAAAGTCCCTGTGAATATTTTCTTGGTGAATGGAATTAAATTAGTTGGGACAATTATTCGCTACGATCAGTATTCTGTGGAAGTTTCACACGATATTTCACAGATTGTTTTCAAACGAGCGATTTCAACCATATTGCCAGAACATTAA
- a CDS encoding response regulator translates to MSIESYDFKKGKVIDSRRRRVILSNFPQEDLDTMQSVLRDMRFQILGKEKDIRALLELVRKHKVGVLFMDADMPDLDVAQVVGDIKRKFPDMSVVLVSAKVDKEFVLLASKAGVQEVLASPIKAETVRKILSSID, encoded by the coding sequence GTGAGCATCGAAAGCTACGACTTCAAAAAAGGAAAAGTAATTGATTCGCGCCGCCGTCGAGTAATATTGAGTAATTTCCCCCAGGAAGATCTGGATACCATGCAAAGTGTGTTGCGTGATATGCGTTTTCAGATTTTAGGAAAAGAAAAAGATATTCGCGCACTGCTCGAGCTGGTACGTAAGCACAAAGTTGGCGTGCTCTTTATGGATGCCGATATGCCTGATCTGGATGTTGCGCAAGTTGTCGGCGATATCAAAAGAAAATTCCCCGATATGTCCGTGGTATTGGTGAGTGCAAAAGTCGATAAAGAATTTGTGTTGCTCGCGTCCAAGGCTGGTGTGCAAGAGGTCTTGGCAAGTCCAATCAAGGCAGAAACCGTTCGCAAAATCCTGAGTTCAATTGATTGA
- a CDS encoding response regulator transcription factor has product MKILVIEDDIEAAGYLIKGLNESGHVVDHSSDGNDGLGQALTGKYDVMIVDRMLPGRDGLSVVAALRAANVSTPVLILSAMGEVDDRVEGLHAGGDDYLTKPYAFSELLARIEVLVRRKQPDQVSTKIRIANLELDLIKHKVTRAGKNINLQPREFRLLEYLMRHPGQVISRTMLLEQVWDYNFDPQTNVIDVHISRLRNKIDKGYEPPLLHTIRGSGYKLSETG; this is encoded by the coding sequence ATGAAGATACTGGTAATCGAAGACGACATTGAAGCTGCAGGCTACCTCATCAAGGGATTGAATGAGAGCGGTCATGTTGTCGATCATAGCAGCGATGGTAATGACGGTCTGGGTCAGGCCCTCACCGGCAAGTATGATGTGATGATAGTTGACCGAATGCTGCCTGGACGCGACGGACTTTCTGTCGTAGCGGCCTTGCGCGCGGCGAACGTCAGTACGCCCGTGTTAATTCTCAGCGCCATGGGCGAAGTGGATGACCGCGTCGAAGGCCTACACGCCGGCGGCGACGATTACCTGACCAAACCTTATGCCTTTTCCGAATTGCTCGCCAGAATCGAAGTACTGGTACGTAGAAAGCAACCCGATCAGGTCTCGACCAAGATTCGTATCGCCAATCTGGAGCTAGACCTGATTAAGCACAAAGTCACTCGCGCTGGAAAAAACATCAATCTGCAACCACGCGAATTCCGACTACTGGAATATCTCATGCGTCATCCTGGCCAGGTTATTTCACGCACCATGCTGCTGGAACAGGTTTGGGATTATAATTTCGACCCGCAAACCAATGTCATCGACGTTCACATCAGCCGTTTGCGTAACAAGATAGACAAGGGATACGAGCCTCCACTACTGCACACGATACGCGGTTCCGGATATAAACTCAGTGAGACTGGTTAA
- a CDS encoding HAMP domain-containing histidine kinase, whose translation MRLVKTNVFRISISFAALFALVSAVSLLTVYRVTLEEIKSQSDRALKTEVKELQAIYDEGDLEEVIEIINFRNRASSLIHHRYALTFNDGTFLVGDENVLKSLGQNYQNPMSSEDKEYITEDDAHIPVKILFHPLSQDFQIVISESQYAFYELREHTLSGVMIAIAMTIILAVVIGYYMGHLVMLRINRINTGIQDSIASGFKNKLPLSKREDEFQALTVKLNAMLGQIERLISGMRQVTNNVAHDLRSPLTRMRSRLEVTLLNARDTEEYREAMEKTINDIGEVLKTFNAMLSIAQAQAGINRETPSTINISNLCEELAELYQAVAEEKQCELLWRTEEKLQVIGNRQLLAQAISNLLENAIKFSPPNTAVTLSATSEGNSAIITVGDNGIGIPEKDYESVFEPFHRLDSARSTPGSGLGLSLVKAVMDLHKGSISLHNNHPGLRVELRLTLI comes from the coding sequence GTGAGACTGGTTAAAACCAACGTATTCCGAATCTCTATCAGCTTCGCGGCACTGTTCGCTCTGGTCTCCGCCGTTAGCCTCTTAACCGTTTATCGCGTCACCCTGGAAGAGATAAAGTCTCAATCCGACCGCGCATTAAAAACTGAAGTCAAAGAACTGCAAGCCATATACGATGAAGGCGACCTCGAAGAAGTCATCGAGATCATCAATTTCCGTAATCGCGCCAGCAGCCTGATTCACCATCGCTACGCCCTCACCTTTAACGATGGCACATTTTTGGTTGGAGATGAAAACGTCTTAAAGTCTCTCGGCCAGAACTATCAAAATCCCATGAGTTCCGAGGACAAGGAATATATCACTGAAGACGACGCGCATATCCCGGTGAAGATCCTGTTCCATCCCTTGAGTCAGGATTTCCAGATCGTGATCAGTGAGTCGCAGTACGCGTTCTATGAATTGCGTGAACACACTTTATCTGGCGTAATGATTGCTATTGCCATGACCATAATCCTGGCAGTAGTGATCGGTTATTACATGGGGCATCTGGTAATGCTGCGTATCAACCGTATCAACACCGGCATCCAGGATTCCATTGCCTCCGGATTTAAAAACAAATTACCTCTATCCAAGCGCGAAGATGAGTTTCAGGCCCTGACGGTTAAACTCAATGCCATGCTCGGGCAAATAGAACGCTTGATTAGTGGTATGCGTCAAGTGACGAATAATGTTGCGCACGATTTACGTAGCCCCCTCACGCGCATGCGCAGCCGCCTTGAAGTGACGCTGTTGAACGCACGCGATACGGAAGAATATCGCGAAGCCATGGAAAAGACGATTAACGATATCGGCGAGGTGCTCAAGACATTCAACGCCATGTTGAGCATTGCCCAGGCACAGGCAGGAATAAACCGTGAAACGCCAAGTACCATCAATATTTCCAATCTGTGCGAAGAATTGGCCGAACTTTACCAGGCTGTTGCAGAGGAAAAACAGTGTGAGCTACTGTGGCGTACAGAAGAAAAACTTCAGGTCATCGGCAATCGACAGCTTCTTGCACAAGCGATCAGCAACCTGCTTGAAAACGCCATCAAGTTTTCTCCGCCGAATACCGCAGTAACATTATCAGCGACCAGTGAAGGAAATAGTGCCATTATCACGGTCGGCGACAATGGCATCGGCATTCCGGAAAAAGATTACGAAAGTGTTTTCGAACCGTTTCACCGTCTTGATAGCGCCAGAAGTACGCCGGGAAGCGGACTCGGCTTGAGCCTGGTTAAAGCCGTCATGGATTTACATAAAGGCAGTATTTCATTACACAACAACCATCCTGGTTTACGCGTCGAGTTGCGCCTAACTCTGATATAA
- a CDS encoding DUF924 domain-containing protein, with protein MTEFAAQTILDFWFHPDNHSVWFQSTPDDDTRIREQFLRVYEAASRGELDNWQNTPQGALALCIIFDQFPLNMFRDQARSFATEARARAVATEAIHQGFDHDMDKEQLLFLYLPFMHSEDLADQDRVIELFTAAGLETRWAEHHRQIVQRFGRFPHRNAALGRQCTEEEEAWLNSDDAFHG; from the coding sequence ATGACAGAATTTGCTGCGCAAACCATTTTGGATTTTTGGTTTCATCCGGATAACCACTCCGTGTGGTTTCAATCGACGCCCGACGATGACACGCGCATACGCGAACAATTTCTACGCGTCTATGAAGCCGCGAGTCGGGGAGAATTAGACAACTGGCAGAACACTCCGCAAGGCGCGCTAGCCTTATGCATTATCTTTGATCAATTTCCATTGAACATGTTTCGAGATCAGGCACGCAGCTTTGCCACTGAAGCGAGGGCCCGTGCTGTCGCTACCGAGGCGATACATCAGGGTTTTGATCACGACATGGACAAGGAGCAGTTGCTGTTTCTCTATTTGCCGTTTATGCACAGTGAAGACCTCGCCGACCAGGACAGAGTCATCGAACTGTTCACGGCGGCCGGACTGGAAACCCGCTGGGCTGAGCATCACCGCCAGATCGTACAACGTTTTGGTCGTTTTCCTCATCGCAATGCCGCATTAGGACGCCAATGCACAGAAGAGGAGGAGGCCTGGCTAAATTCAGATGACGCTTTCCATGGTTAG